The following are from one region of the Thiocapsa rosea genome:
- a CDS encoding respiratory chain complex I subunit 1 family protein, producing MAEILTPSAWLLAFVQALLFPALAPLLVGWVRKVKARLQNRRGASVFQPYRELRKLLFKEARVAHTASPLFRAAPSVVFVATWLAAATVPLLTIDLPTAVVADIIVLAGLLALARVFLALAGMDVGTAFGGMGASREMMISALAEPAMLMAVFTLAMTAHSTNLGSLIAHHLGDAFVLRPSYLFAFAGLTLVALAETGRIPVDNPTTHLELTMVHEAMVLEYSGRHLALMEWAAQIKLLLYGVLVANIFFPWGIATDPAPASLAIGLGAILLKLAVLGAALAVAETVLAKMRLFRVPAFLNLALLLALLGLLSHVILEVGA from the coding sequence ATGGCCGAGATTCTAACCCCGTCCGCCTGGCTGCTCGCCTTCGTGCAGGCGCTCCTGTTTCCGGCGCTCGCCCCGCTCCTGGTGGGCTGGGTCCGCAAGGTCAAGGCGCGCCTGCAGAACCGGCGCGGGGCCTCGGTCTTTCAGCCCTATCGCGAGCTGCGCAAGCTGCTCTTCAAGGAGGCACGGGTTGCCCATACCGCTTCGCCCCTGTTTCGCGCCGCACCTTCCGTGGTCTTCGTCGCCACCTGGCTGGCGGCGGCGACGGTGCCGCTTCTGACCATCGATCTGCCGACCGCGGTGGTGGCCGACATCATCGTGCTTGCCGGGCTACTGGCGCTGGCACGCGTCTTCCTCGCCCTTGCCGGCATGGACGTGGGCACCGCCTTCGGCGGCATGGGCGCCTCGCGCGAGATGATGATCTCCGCCTTGGCCGAGCCGGCGATGCTGATGGCGGTCTTCACCCTGGCCATGACGGCCCACAGCACCAATCTCGGAAGCCTCATCGCCCATCATCTCGGCGATGCCTTCGTCCTGCGCCCCTCCTATCTCTTTGCCTTTGCAGGACTGACGCTGGTGGCGCTCGCCGAGACCGGCCGTATCCCGGTCGACAATCCGACGACTCACTTGGAGCTGACCATGGTCCACGAGGCCATGGTGCTCGAATACTCGGGTCGGCATCTGGCCCTGATGGAGTGGGCCGCTCAGATCAAGCTTCTGCTCTACGGTGTGCTGGTCGCCAACATCTTCTTTCCCTGGGGGATCGCGACGGACCCGGCACCCGCGTCGCTGGCGATCGGGTTGGGTGCCATCCTGCTCAAGCTGGCGGTGCTCGGGGCTGCCCTGGCGGTGGCCGAGACGGTCCTCGCGAAGATGCGACTCTTCCGTGTCCCGGCCTTTCTGAATCTCGCCCTGCTGCTGGCCCTGCTCGGGCTCTTGAGCCATGTGATCCTGGAGGTAGGGGCATGA